In one window of Microbacterium sp. PM5 DNA:
- a CDS encoding DUF4395 domain-containing protein — translation MATSAPASVRPAGIDPRGPRFAASITAVLLLAGTFLALLGTSVREAATFAERLADPAFLLLLVVDLLFVWGFAAPRTAPWGALYRVAVRPRLQPPVDLEDPRPPRFAQVIGFVVVTVGLVLHVAGVAWALPIAAALAFIAAFLNAAFGVCLGCLLYLALARAGVFRPRGGLLGA, via the coding sequence GTGGCCACTTCCGCTCCCGCCTCCGTCCGCCCCGCCGGCATCGACCCCCGGGGTCCGCGCTTCGCGGCATCCATCACCGCCGTGCTCCTGCTGGCCGGCACGTTCCTCGCCCTGCTGGGAACGTCTGTGCGCGAGGCCGCGACTTTCGCCGAGAGGCTCGCCGATCCGGCGTTCCTGCTGCTGCTCGTCGTCGACCTCCTCTTCGTGTGGGGTTTCGCCGCTCCGCGGACGGCGCCCTGGGGTGCGCTGTACCGGGTCGCCGTCCGTCCGCGCCTGCAGCCGCCGGTCGACCTCGAAGACCCGCGTCCCCCGCGCTTCGCGCAGGTCATCGGATTCGTCGTCGTGACGGTCGGCCTCGTGCTGCACGTCGCGGGCGTCGCGTGGGCCCTGCCGATCGCCGCGGCCCTCGCATTCATCGCCGCGTTCCTCAACGCCGCCTTCGGCGTGTGCCTCGGCTGCCTGCTCTACCTCGCGCTCGCCCGTGCCGGCGTGTTCCGCCCGCGGGGCGGCCTGCTGGGCGCCTGA
- a CDS encoding MFS transporter, whose amino-acid sequence MTEGIVDAAPSRREWMGLAVLAAGLGMIVLDGTIVGVAMPDIIRDLTLDLTDAQWVSSLYAVLLAALLLSTGKLADRFGRKLLFLLGILVFVGGSVWAAASTTGGALISARAVQAVGAAFIMPSTLSTVNAVFQGRYRAAAFGVWGAVISGAAAIGPLVGGALTQYASWQWVFLVNLPLGAVVFALALWAVPETRGAGFRRGADVDGALLSAIGFGSLVFAVIEGPDLGWWTPKTDLVIAGWVWPASAPVSIVPVCLAVGAVALTLFVFWERHRERVQRDALLDLHLFSLRTFSWGNVTAAMVAVGEFAIIFVLPLYLTAALGLSIMQTGLVLAAMAFGAFASGAAARHLAARFGSPGTVLIGLALEVIGIVILAGIVAATTPGWVIALPLVLYGLGLGLASAQLTGTVLRDVPVEISGQGSATQSTVRQIGTALGTAFAGAALSVSLALTLPGALTDAGITGPAASQLADATRTSAGTLISQLRAEGSASMLGAQTDAAVHALSAGFADATRWSLLLASLFLLLGLVGAAQLRRFARR is encoded by the coding sequence ATGACTGAAGGTATCGTCGACGCAGCGCCGTCCCGGCGCGAATGGATGGGACTCGCGGTCCTCGCCGCCGGACTCGGCATGATCGTGCTGGATGGGACGATCGTCGGTGTCGCCATGCCCGACATCATCCGCGACCTCACACTCGACCTGACCGACGCGCAGTGGGTCTCGAGCCTGTACGCGGTGCTGCTCGCGGCGCTCCTGCTGTCCACCGGCAAGCTCGCGGACCGCTTCGGCCGCAAGCTCCTCTTCCTGCTCGGCATCCTGGTCTTCGTCGGCGGCAGTGTGTGGGCGGCGGCATCCACGACGGGCGGGGCGCTCATCTCGGCGCGCGCCGTGCAGGCCGTCGGCGCCGCGTTCATCATGCCGTCGACGCTCTCGACGGTGAACGCCGTCTTCCAGGGCCGCTACCGCGCCGCCGCCTTCGGGGTGTGGGGCGCGGTCATCTCGGGCGCCGCAGCGATCGGACCGCTGGTAGGAGGCGCGCTCACCCAGTACGCCTCGTGGCAGTGGGTGTTCCTGGTGAACCTGCCCTTGGGCGCGGTTGTCTTCGCGCTGGCACTGTGGGCCGTGCCCGAAACGCGAGGTGCCGGCTTCCGCCGCGGCGCCGACGTCGATGGCGCGTTGCTGTCGGCCATCGGTTTCGGCTCGCTCGTCTTCGCCGTCATCGAAGGACCCGATCTGGGCTGGTGGACGCCCAAGACCGACCTCGTGATCGCCGGCTGGGTCTGGCCCGCGTCGGCCCCGGTCTCGATCGTGCCCGTCTGCCTGGCCGTCGGTGCCGTCGCACTGACGCTGTTCGTCTTCTGGGAGCGGCACCGCGAACGCGTGCAACGCGACGCCCTGCTCGATCTGCACCTCTTCTCTCTGCGCACCTTCTCGTGGGGCAATGTGACCGCCGCCATGGTCGCCGTCGGCGAGTTCGCGATCATCTTCGTCCTCCCGCTCTACCTCACGGCGGCGCTCGGGCTGTCGATCATGCAGACGGGTCTGGTCCTGGCCGCCATGGCGTTCGGGGCGTTCGCGTCGGGAGCGGCAGCACGACATCTCGCCGCGCGGTTCGGCTCCCCCGGCACCGTGCTGATCGGCCTGGCCCTGGAAGTCATCGGCATCGTGATCCTCGCCGGGATCGTCGCCGCCACGACGCCGGGGTGGGTCATCGCCCTGCCGCTCGTCCTCTACGGCCTCGGCCTCGGCCTCGCCTCTGCCCAGCTCACGGGCACGGTGCTGCGCGATGTGCCGGTGGAGATCAGCGGCCAGGGCTCGGCGACGCAGTCGACCGTCCGCCAGATCGGCACGGCGCTCGGCACCGCGTTCGCCGGGGCGGCACTGTCGGTCTCGCTCGCGCTGACCCTTCCCGGAGCATTGACGGATGCCGGGATCACCGGCCCCGCGGCGTCACAGCTCGCCGACGCGACGCGGACGTCGGCGGGCACCCTGATCTCACAGCTGCGCGCGGAGGGCTCCGCCAGCATGCTCGGAGCACAGACCGATGCCGCCGTGCACGCCCTCTCGGCAGGGTTCGCCGACGCGACCCGCTGGTCACTGCTGCTCGCGTCGCTGTTCCTCCTGCTGGGTCTCGTCGGCGCCGCGCAGCTGCGGCGGTTCGCCCGGCGTTAG
- a CDS encoding aldose 1-epimerase family protein produces MPQTPAPTTASVPASGTNVTLRHGAYEAHIASVGASLRALTFDGRDLVVPFAADEVRPAFRGATLAPWPNRVVDGAYSFGGHSYELALSDIGRPNALHGLAVWLDFAVVDHTADAVTLAAVIVPQSGYPWRVRVETTYRLGADGLTQTVAATNESADAAPFGTGPHPYLVAGSAPLDGWTLTLPADRVLEVTDHQLAPIALAEVAGSDRFDWRAPRVLGDVEIDHAFTGLSRADGVATVRLVDPSGTGVEMVWDQACPWVQIHTADRPPLADGRPDPGHRAGLAVEPMTCAPDAFNADRYDYDAGLIVIPAGGSVSASWRIAAVGI; encoded by the coding sequence ATGCCACAGACACCTGCCCCGACCACCGCGTCCGTTCCCGCCTCGGGGACCAACGTGACCCTCCGTCACGGAGCCTACGAAGCGCACATCGCCAGCGTCGGCGCGTCGCTGCGTGCGCTCACGTTCGACGGGCGCGACCTCGTCGTGCCCTTCGCTGCCGACGAGGTGCGCCCCGCCTTCCGCGGTGCCACTCTCGCCCCCTGGCCGAATCGCGTCGTCGACGGCGCGTATTCCTTCGGCGGGCACAGCTACGAACTCGCGCTCAGTGACATCGGCCGCCCGAATGCGTTGCACGGCCTCGCCGTCTGGCTCGACTTCGCCGTCGTCGATCACACCGCCGACGCGGTCACGCTGGCGGCGGTGATCGTGCCGCAGTCCGGCTACCCGTGGCGCGTGCGTGTGGAGACGACCTACCGGTTGGGTGCCGACGGTCTCACCCAGACCGTGGCGGCGACGAATGAGAGCGCGGATGCCGCGCCGTTCGGCACCGGTCCGCATCCGTATCTGGTGGCCGGTTCTGCGCCGCTGGACGGGTGGACGTTGACGCTGCCCGCCGACCGGGTGCTCGAGGTCACCGACCACCAGCTCGCTCCCATCGCGCTCGCCGAGGTCGCCGGCTCGGATCGTTTCGACTGGCGCGCGCCGCGGGTGCTCGGCGATGTGGAGATCGACCACGCGTTCACCGGGCTGTCCCGCGCGGACGGTGTGGCGACCGTGCGGTTGGTCGACCCGTCCGGTACCGGCGTGGAGATGGTCTGGGATCAGGCGTGCCCCTGGGTGCAGATCCACACGGCCGACCGCCCGCCGCTGGCCGACGGCAGGCCCGATCCCGGTCACCGCGCCGGCCTCGCCGTCGAGCCGATGACCTGCGCTCCGGACGCCTTCAACGCCGATCGCTACGACTACGACGCGGGCCTGATCGTCATCCCGGCCGGCGGATCGGTCTCGGCATCCTGGCGCATCGCCGCCGTCGGTATCTGA
- a CDS encoding sulfurtransferase produces the protein MSMSPLITPSELKAQLGSLTPPVVLDVRYRLDAPDGAEAYRDGHVPGAVYVRMDGELAVHGAASEGRHPLPSPADFERSVRSWGIDDGDTVVVYDDWNSFAAARAWWMLTDAGVPARVLDGGLRAWRAAGGALETGEVTPTPGAVTLHAGQRRRLDIDAAASLAHSGVLLDARAPERYRGDVEPLDPAAGHIPGARNAPTTENLDAEGRLLAPDVLRARYADLEGQSVGVYCGSGITAAHAVLALAVAGHDAALYPGSWSQWSNTPDRPVATGDRP, from the coding sequence ATGAGCATGTCTCCCCTCATCACCCCCTCCGAGCTGAAGGCCCAGCTGGGCTCTCTCACGCCGCCGGTCGTCCTCGATGTGCGTTACCGTCTCGACGCCCCCGACGGTGCGGAGGCGTACCGCGACGGCCACGTGCCCGGTGCCGTCTACGTCCGCATGGACGGCGAGCTCGCCGTGCACGGGGCTGCGAGCGAGGGGCGTCATCCCCTTCCGTCTCCGGCTGACTTCGAGCGTTCCGTGCGCAGCTGGGGGATCGATGACGGCGACACCGTCGTCGTCTACGACGATTGGAACTCGTTCGCCGCGGCCCGCGCCTGGTGGATGCTCACGGACGCCGGCGTTCCCGCCCGGGTGCTCGACGGCGGGCTGCGCGCGTGGCGCGCCGCCGGAGGGGCCCTCGAGACCGGCGAGGTGACCCCCACGCCGGGCGCCGTGACGCTGCATGCGGGACAGCGCCGCAGGCTCGACATCGACGCCGCGGCATCCCTCGCACACAGCGGCGTGCTGCTGGACGCCCGCGCACCGGAGCGCTACCGCGGCGACGTCGAACCGCTCGACCCCGCCGCCGGACACATCCCGGGCGCCCGCAACGCGCCGACCACCGAGAACCTGGATGCCGAGGGCCGGCTCCTCGCCCCCGACGTGCTGCGTGCCCGCTACGCCGATCTGGAGGGACAGTCCGTCGGTGTCTACTGCGGCTCGGGCATCACCGCTGCCCACGCCGTTCTGGCGCTCGCGGTCGCGGGCCACGACGCGGCTCTGTACCCGGGCTCCTGGAGCCAGTGGTCGAATACTCCCGACCGGCCGGTCGCCACCGGCGACCGCCCCTGA
- a CDS encoding NAD(P)-dependent oxidoreductase → MRIAVTGASGKLGTVVVRELREAGHDVVGMDVVGTRGAGFVQVDFTDYGQTVDALQAVNDQHDGLDAVVHLAAIPAPGIRSDVATFHNNIAVTFNVMWAAIRLGITRIVTASSETVQGLPFDVPPPYLPVDEEYAARPETVYSLVKHLEETMEKELVRWHPEVSITALRFSNVMVPADYAEFPSFDADATLRKWNLWSYIDARDAAAVIGRALEVAPAGFDHFLIANTDTVMSRPNAELVADVFPDVEVRGDLGVNDSLFSTAKAQRLLGWTPQHSWRDEV, encoded by the coding sequence ATGCGCATCGCCGTGACCGGAGCATCCGGAAAGCTGGGAACCGTCGTCGTCCGCGAACTGCGAGAGGCGGGCCACGACGTCGTCGGGATGGACGTCGTCGGCACCCGCGGCGCGGGCTTCGTCCAGGTCGACTTCACCGACTACGGGCAGACCGTCGACGCCCTGCAGGCTGTCAACGACCAGCACGACGGGCTCGACGCGGTCGTGCACCTCGCGGCCATCCCGGCTCCCGGCATCCGCTCCGACGTCGCCACCTTCCACAACAACATCGCGGTCACCTTCAACGTGATGTGGGCGGCGATCCGGCTGGGCATCACCCGCATCGTCACCGCGTCGAGCGAGACCGTGCAGGGCCTGCCGTTCGACGTGCCGCCGCCGTACCTGCCGGTCGACGAGGAGTACGCCGCCCGCCCAGAGACGGTCTACTCGCTCGTGAAGCACCTCGAGGAGACCATGGAGAAGGAGCTCGTGCGGTGGCACCCCGAGGTGTCGATCACCGCGCTGCGCTTCTCCAACGTCATGGTCCCGGCCGACTACGCCGAGTTCCCCTCGTTCGACGCCGACGCGACCCTGCGCAAGTGGAACCTGTGGAGCTACATCGACGCCCGAGACGCCGCCGCCGTCATCGGCCGGGCACTGGAGGTCGCGCCGGCCGGGTTCGACCACTTCCTCATCGCGAACACCGACACGGTCATGAGCCGCCCGAACGCGGAACTGGTCGCCGATGTGTTCCCCGACGTCGAGGTCCGCGGCGACCTCGGCGTCAACGATTCGCTCTTCTCGACCGCGAAGGCGCAGCGACTGCTGGGCTGGACCCCCCAGCACTCCTGGCGCGACGAGGTCTGA
- a CDS encoding asparagine synthase, protein MVNEKRVRTRDVVAEGLYIASAATRLSLKNTILVHILAEGEDFDLDRYLPEAKEALETLAAEAEDDAARTERQRRAARGRHTDSDGTHDYRSRDVRNLRRRQKQSLHVAHELRRRADDTEELRKLVLDARDAAWAEVAGNIDRTLRIEAARPDLDPDYEHMRTARMQALRLVDLPKLRAHRRSVAAQQKQQDPDSSHPGA, encoded by the coding sequence GTGGTCAACGAGAAGCGCGTACGCACCCGTGACGTGGTCGCGGAGGGGCTGTACATCGCGTCCGCGGCGACGCGGCTGAGCCTGAAGAACACGATCCTCGTCCACATCCTCGCCGAGGGAGAGGACTTCGACCTCGATCGGTATCTCCCCGAGGCCAAGGAAGCCCTGGAGACCCTCGCCGCGGAAGCGGAGGACGATGCGGCGCGCACCGAACGGCAGCGTCGCGCTGCCCGCGGCCGCCACACCGACTCGGACGGCACGCACGACTATCGCAGTCGCGATGTGCGCAACCTGCGCCGCCGCCAGAAGCAGTCGCTGCACGTCGCCCATGAGCTGCGGCGTCGCGCCGACGACACCGAAGAGCTGCGCAAGCTCGTCCTGGACGCGCGGGATGCCGCGTGGGCAGAGGTGGCCGGCAACATCGATCGGACGCTGCGGATCGAGGCCGCGCGCCCCGATCTCGACCCGGACTACGAGCATATGCGCACGGCGCGGATGCAGGCACTGCGGCTCGTGGACCTTCCGAAACTTCGCGCCCATCGGCGCAGCGTCGCGGCTCAGCAGAAGCAGCAGGACCCCGATTCGTCACATCCCGGCGCGTAG
- a CDS encoding amylosucrase produces the protein MTALTTSDADRVAALEACEAAGRLDDAFLTRFDEQFPRLHGLFTRLYGERTDGREQLAATVAAASASWNARPLDLKVHDAQRAADPEWFQSERMLGGVCYVDRFAGNLAGVRELIPSFRELGLTYLHLMPLFDAPAGDNDGGYAVSSYRRVNPSLGTMAQLAELAAELRLAGISLVLDFIFNHTSNEHEWAQKAVAGDPDYADFYLIFPDRQMPDAYERTTREIFPDDHRGSFVQLEDGRWIWSTFYHYQWDLNYANPAVFRAMAGEMLFLANQGVEVLRMDAVAFIWKRLGTSCESLPEAHLLLQAFNAVLAMAAPGMIFKSEAIVHPDEVVSYISPEECELSYNPLQMALTWEALATRDGRLLQQALDRRHALPAGTAWVNYVRSHDDIGWTFADEDAAELGIDGYTHRQFLNRFYTGRHEGTFARGVAFQENPVTGDARVTGTTASLAGIEAGDPGGEDRVILAHALALSTGGIPLLYLGDDVAQLNDYSYADDPVRRGDTRWVHRGHRPRDAYAQRDDDTTPAGRVFRRLTKLISVRQQSPELAGNALIPFHTPHPAVIGYQRPGETSTLLVLANVGDAEVTIDPLTLSGFERTAFDPVHDASVDLDEGLALRPHGFVWLRVTPV, from the coding sequence ATGACCGCACTGACCACGTCCGACGCCGATCGCGTCGCGGCGCTCGAGGCCTGCGAGGCGGCAGGGCGCCTCGACGACGCGTTCCTCACCCGGTTCGATGAGCAGTTCCCGCGGTTGCACGGCCTCTTCACCCGCCTCTACGGCGAGCGCACCGACGGCCGCGAGCAGCTGGCGGCCACGGTGGCGGCGGCATCCGCCTCGTGGAATGCGCGCCCTCTCGACCTGAAGGTGCACGACGCGCAACGCGCCGCCGACCCCGAGTGGTTCCAGTCCGAGCGCATGCTGGGCGGCGTCTGCTACGTCGACCGCTTCGCCGGCAACCTCGCCGGCGTGCGCGAGCTGATCCCCTCGTTCCGCGAACTCGGGCTGACCTACCTGCACCTCATGCCGCTGTTCGACGCCCCCGCCGGCGACAACGACGGCGGCTATGCCGTCTCGAGCTACCGGCGCGTCAACCCGAGCCTGGGCACGATGGCGCAACTGGCCGAGCTGGCGGCAGAGCTGCGGTTGGCGGGCATCTCGCTCGTACTCGACTTCATCTTCAACCACACCAGCAACGAGCACGAGTGGGCTCAGAAGGCCGTGGCGGGCGACCCCGACTACGCCGACTTCTATCTGATCTTCCCCGACCGACAGATGCCCGACGCCTACGAGCGCACGACGCGCGAGATCTTTCCCGACGACCACCGTGGATCGTTCGTGCAGCTCGAGGACGGCCGCTGGATCTGGTCGACCTTCTACCACTATCAGTGGGACCTCAACTACGCGAACCCCGCCGTCTTCCGCGCGATGGCGGGCGAGATGCTGTTCCTGGCGAACCAGGGCGTCGAGGTGCTCCGGATGGATGCCGTGGCCTTCATCTGGAAGCGCCTGGGAACGTCCTGCGAGTCGCTGCCCGAAGCCCACCTGCTGCTGCAGGCGTTCAACGCGGTGCTCGCAATGGCCGCGCCCGGCATGATCTTCAAGTCCGAGGCGATCGTCCACCCCGACGAGGTCGTCAGCTACATCTCACCCGAAGAATGCGAGCTGTCATACAACCCGCTGCAGATGGCGCTGACGTGGGAGGCGCTCGCCACGCGCGACGGCCGGCTCCTGCAACAGGCGCTGGATCGACGCCACGCGCTGCCGGCCGGCACGGCATGGGTGAACTACGTCCGCAGCCACGACGATATCGGGTGGACGTTCGCCGACGAAGACGCGGCCGAGCTCGGCATCGACGGCTACACCCACCGACAGTTCCTCAACCGCTTCTACACGGGCCGCCACGAGGGAACGTTCGCGCGCGGCGTCGCCTTCCAGGAGAACCCCGTCACCGGCGATGCCCGCGTCACCGGAACGACGGCGTCTCTGGCCGGGATCGAAGCGGGAGATCCCGGCGGGGAGGATCGCGTGATCCTCGCGCACGCCCTGGCCCTGTCGACCGGCGGCATCCCCCTGCTGTACCTCGGGGACGATGTCGCACAGCTCAACGACTACTCCTACGCCGACGATCCGGTTCGCCGTGGCGACACCCGCTGGGTGCACCGCGGCCATCGTCCGCGCGATGCCTACGCGCAGCGCGACGACGACACCACGCCGGCCGGGCGGGTGTTCCGCCGACTCACCAAGCTGATCTCGGTGCGCCAGCAGTCTCCGGAGCTCGCGGGCAACGCGCTCATCCCTTTCCATACCCCGCACCCCGCCGTCATCGGCTACCAGCGCCCCGGTGAGACCAGCACGCTGCTGGTGCTGGCGAACGTCGGCGACGCCGAGGTCACGATCGATCCGCTCACGCTGTCGGGCTTCGAGCGCACCGCCTTCGACCCCGTACACGACGCGAGCGTCGACCTCGACGAGGGTCTTGCACTGCGCCCGCACGGGTTCGTGTGGCTGCGCGTCACGCCCGTCTGA
- a CDS encoding DUF5684 domain-containing protein, which yields MNNTGTLDQWQAAFGGGTGLVLFVVYYVLLAVAMWKVFSKAGYPGILALIPIVNWFIQVKIAGFSAWWGLLAIVPIVNVIFFIIVAIRIGRGFGHGAFFSIVLLLLFAPIGFFIIGFSSDRYTSPA from the coding sequence GTGAACAACACCGGCACTCTGGACCAGTGGCAGGCGGCTTTCGGCGGCGGCACCGGTCTCGTCCTGTTCGTCGTCTATTACGTGCTGCTCGCCGTGGCGATGTGGAAGGTGTTCAGCAAGGCCGGATACCCCGGCATCCTCGCCCTCATCCCCATCGTGAACTGGTTCATCCAGGTGAAGATCGCAGGATTCTCGGCGTGGTGGGGGTTGTTGGCGATCGTTCCGATCGTCAACGTCATCTTCTTCATCATCGTGGCGATCCGCATCGGCCGCGGGTTCGGGCACGGCGCCTTCTTCTCGATCGTGCTGCTGCTGCTGTTCGCCCCCATCGGGTTCTTCATCATCGGCTTCAGCTCCGATCGGTACACGTCGCCGGCCTGA
- a CDS encoding carbohydrate binding domain-containing protein — MSHHKKPPTPSPRPALRRLGALAGVGALVLSALATSPATAATTELLSNGTFEGGIAGWSAPFGGTLAASSDARTGTGAIQISGRTGFQSGPAATVTGQLKTDRSYDLSLSIKYTGTPATHNVNVTLCTASRSACAPVVGGTATSGEWLTLTKTFTPAVDTYDYLFVETPWDTTVASFVVDDASLTVQSTTPTTPTVPEVPVVPGNLLPDGRFVDGFTGWQAPRGGTLALTTDAASGLNALKVTGRTNTQSGPFASVTGKLEAGAGYRLSAKLKYTEGPDTQQFNFTFCPANFNGCDDRGQSFTKGEWGSFSKDFVADQRHPGMDWLFVETPWNSNALQDFQVDEISLVKISDAPAGPGFTSLEKVQTKPIGDHNPLVGHKFGADPHHLIYNGRLYIYSTNDTQQYEANSKDANGLPTASNGYGAITTLNVMSTTDMVNWVDHGSVPIAREGGAAPWARNSWAPAAIEKDGKVYLYFCDSGTGTAVVVGGSPLGPWTDPLGKKIIPDTVSRDYVNNGGFPAGMWLFDPEVFIDDDGQAYLYFGGNSQIGSGANVQGPQNPKSTRVVKLKDDMVTLDGDPVEIDGPGMFEASSIFKRDGKYYYSYSSNFQVNEVPGQYPSRGGIAYMMTDDPMKLPASTYAGVAFQNPSTFFGPGNGGNNHSDMFTYKGETYFTYHAQTRGAAWAQALGTAGQTQGYRSVHIDKLEFNVDGTIKPIVGTRAGVAQVEDFDPYRTFEAETLAWQLGVKTTATTQPSVEFPEHNGNGNMALSSIDDGDFAALSQVAFGEGAATVSARVKPLVEGASVQVRLDNVDGPVVATLPVEGTAGEWTTVTADVTGATGTHDVFFVFAQPESAAVEATGPLFEVDNWTFTAAQAPVENDPSIALSATEVRAGGALTVTGSDFTVPRVEVGVASTYRALAEADVVDGAFSAPVVIPSDLEPGSHTIQVRVDGEVVASAAITVLAAGDAGGDPGTGTGASTPAPAAGGSNLAATGGRSDGLVAGAFAGVLLLLAGGAVIWRRRHLSRVSD; from the coding sequence GTGAGTCATCACAAAAAACCACCCACACCCTCTCCGCGGCCGGCGCTGCGCCGTCTCGGCGCACTCGCCGGCGTCGGCGCGCTGGTCCTGTCGGCGCTCGCGACCTCGCCGGCGACGGCGGCGACGACCGAGCTGTTGAGCAACGGCACGTTCGAAGGCGGCATCGCCGGCTGGAGCGCACCGTTCGGCGGCACGCTTGCGGCCAGCAGCGATGCCCGGACGGGCACCGGGGCCATCCAGATCTCCGGTCGGACGGGGTTCCAGTCCGGGCCGGCCGCGACCGTGACCGGGCAGCTGAAGACCGATCGCTCCTACGATCTGTCGCTGTCGATCAAATACACCGGCACGCCGGCGACGCATAACGTCAACGTGACCCTTTGCACGGCCTCGCGCAGCGCGTGCGCGCCGGTGGTCGGTGGCACGGCGACGTCGGGTGAATGGCTCACGCTCACGAAGACCTTCACCCCGGCCGTCGACACGTACGACTACCTCTTCGTCGAGACGCCGTGGGACACGACCGTCGCCTCCTTCGTCGTCGACGATGCATCACTGACGGTTCAGAGCACGACGCCGACGACCCCCACGGTGCCGGAAGTGCCGGTCGTCCCCGGCAACCTGCTGCCCGACGGTCGCTTCGTCGACGGCTTCACCGGGTGGCAGGCTCCACGCGGCGGCACGCTGGCGCTGACGACGGATGCCGCGAGCGGCCTGAACGCGCTGAAGGTCACAGGCCGCACGAACACGCAATCCGGTCCGTTCGCCAGTGTCACCGGCAAGCTCGAGGCCGGGGCGGGCTACCGCCTGAGCGCGAAACTCAAGTACACCGAGGGCCCCGACACCCAGCAGTTCAACTTCACCTTCTGCCCGGCCAACTTCAACGGCTGCGACGATCGTGGTCAGAGCTTCACCAAGGGCGAGTGGGGATCGTTCTCGAAGGACTTCGTCGCCGACCAGCGCCACCCCGGCATGGACTGGCTGTTCGTCGAGACCCCGTGGAACTCCAACGCGCTCCAGGACTTCCAGGTCGACGAGATCTCGCTCGTCAAGATCTCGGACGCTCCGGCCGGCCCCGGCTTCACCTCGCTGGAGAAGGTGCAGACCAAGCCGATCGGTGACCACAACCCGCTGGTGGGCCACAAGTTCGGCGCCGACCCGCACCACCTCATCTACAACGGTCGCCTCTACATCTACTCGACCAACGACACGCAGCAGTACGAGGCCAACTCGAAGGACGCCAACGGGCTTCCGACGGCGTCGAACGGGTACGGGGCGATCACGACGCTGAACGTCATGTCGACGACCGACATGGTCAACTGGGTCGATCACGGCTCCGTGCCGATCGCTCGCGAGGGCGGCGCGGCTCCGTGGGCGCGCAACTCGTGGGCGCCCGCGGCGATCGAGAAGGACGGCAAGGTCTACCTGTACTTCTGCGACAGCGGCACCGGCACGGCCGTGGTCGTGGGCGGTTCGCCGCTCGGACCGTGGACCGATCCGCTCGGCAAGAAGATCATCCCCGACACCGTCTCGCGCGACTACGTCAACAACGGGGGCTTCCCCGCCGGCATGTGGCTGTTCGACCCCGAGGTGTTCATCGACGACGACGGTCAGGCGTACCTGTACTTCGGCGGCAACTCGCAGATCGGCTCGGGCGCCAACGTCCAGGGACCGCAGAACCCGAAGTCGACGCGCGTCGTGAAGCTGAAGGACGACATGGTCACCCTCGACGGTGACCCCGTCGAGATCGACGGCCCCGGCATGTTCGAGGCATCGTCCATCTTCAAGCGGGACGGCAAGTACTACTACTCGTACTCGTCGAACTTCCAGGTGAACGAGGTCCCGGGGCAGTATCCGTCGCGCGGCGGTATCGCCTACATGATGACCGATGACCCGATGAAGCTGCCGGCATCGACGTACGCCGGTGTGGCCTTCCAGAACCCGAGCACGTTCTTCGGACCGGGCAACGGCGGCAACAACCACTCCGACATGTTCACCTACAAGGGCGAGACCTACTTCACGTACCACGCGCAGACGCGCGGGGCCGCGTGGGCGCAGGCCCTCGGCACGGCGGGACAGACGCAGGGGTACCGCTCGGTGCACATCGACAAGCTCGAGTTCAATGTGGACGGCACGATCAAGCCCATCGTCGGCACGCGCGCCGGCGTTGCGCAGGTCGAAGACTTCGACCCGTACCGTACGTTCGAGGCCGAGACACTGGCCTGGCAGCTCGGCGTGAAGACGACGGCGACGACCCAGCCCTCGGTCGAGTTCCCGGAGCACAACGGCAACGGCAACATGGCGCTGTCCAGCATCGACGACGGTGACTTCGCCGCGCTGTCGCAGGTCGCGTTCGGCGAGGGTGCGGCGACGGTGTCGGCGCGCGTGAAGCCGCTGGTCGAAGGTGCCTCGGTGCAGGTCCGCCTGGACAACGTCGACGGCCCGGTCGTCGCGACGCTCCCGGTGGAGGGCACGGCCGGCGAGTGGACCACGGTCACCGCCGATGTCACCGGCGCGACGGGCACGCACGACGTGTTCTTCGTGTTCGCCCAGCCCGAGTCCGCGGCGGTCGAGGCCACGGGGCCGCTGTTCGAGGTCGACAACTGGACGTTCACGGCCGCGCAGGCGCCCGTCGAGAACGACCCGTCGATCGCCCTGAGCGCGACCGAGGTTCGTGCCGGCGGCGCGCTCACCGTGACGGGCAGCGACTTCACCGTGCCGCGCGTCGAGGTCGGTGTGGCCAGCACCTACCGGGCGCTCGCGGAGGCGGATGTCGTCGATGGCGCGTTCTCCGCGCCGGTCGTCATCCCGTCCGACCTCGAACCGGGCAGCCACACCATCCAGGTGCGGGTCGATGGTGAGGTCGTCGCGTCCGCGGCGATCACCGTGCTCGCCGCCGGCGACGCGGGCGGCGATCCGGGCACGGGCACAGGTGCGTCGACGCCGGCACCCGCGGCGGGCGGCTCGAACCTCGCCGCGACCGGCGGTCGGTCCGACGGCCTGGTTGCAGGTGCGTTCGCCGGGGTGCTGCTCCTGTTGGCGGGTGGGGCCGTGATCTGGCGCCGCCGCCACCTGAGCCGCGTCTCGGACTGA